Below is a window of Nitrospinota bacterium DNA.
ATCTCAACTCAACGTTTATAGTGATGATTTTCTTATAAGGGAGGATAAGAATCCAAACAGCAGAGGCTGTGAGGAATTAGGTTTATTCCCAAAAGATAAAGGGCTGGAACTTAAAGATATGTTAAGAGAAGCAGAGAATAAAGAAATAAAGATTCTTTATCTCATGAACCATGATTTAGTAAAAAAGATGGGAAGGGAAGAGGTGGCTTTAGCATTGAGTTCTGTAGATTCTTTGATTTTTCAAGGGACTAATTTTAACGAGACAGTGGAGTTTGCCGATTTTCTATTGCCCAGTTCAACCTTTGCTGAAAAGGACGGAACTTTTATTAATCAGAGTGGAAGGGTTCAGAAGATAAATAAAGCCTTGGAACCCCTTGGAGATTCCCTCTCTGAATGGAAAATCTTTGTGAAGATAGCAAGAGAGTTGGGAATACCTGTGGAATATGGTGGTCCCGAAGAGATATTTTTTGATATCACAAAAGAAATATCCTCATTTGTGGGTTTAAGCTACTCCTTGATTGGTGATGAGGGAATAAATCTATATTGAGGTTAATTTTATGTTTATTGAACTATTTCTCGCTAGCTTAAAAATAATATTTATCCTGTTCATTGTATTGAGTATTGCTGGTCTTCTCGGTTGGGTGGAAAGAAAGCAGAGTGCTGTGATGCAGGATCGAATAGGCGCTAACAGAGCAGATATCTTTGGATTCAGGGTAATAGGCCTTTTCCATCCATTGGCTGATGCTATAAAGTTAATAACAAAAGAGGATTTTATACCTCCATTTGCTGACAAAGGTCTCCATACCCTAGCACCATTCATGACTTTATTTTTCTCACTCGTGGCTTTTGCTGTTTTGCCTTTTGGGAGCGAGCTTTACATAAAAGGTCGGGGAATACCCTTACAGATAGTTAATCTGGATATAGGAATTTTATATATATTTGCCATGATGTCTCTGGTTGTCTTTGGGGTGTTAATTGCAGGAACAGCATCAAAGAATAATTATGCGTTTCTTGGTGGAATAAGGGCTGCATCTCAGATGATATCATACGAGATTATTTTGGGTTCATCCATTATGGGTATTATTATGGCCTATGGTTCCCTTAATCTGATGGAGATTGTTGAGAAGCAGGGAGACCTCTTATGGGGAATGATTCCCAAATGGGGCATTCTCTTACAGCCCCTAGGTTTTCTCTTGTTTATGACTGCTGTTATAGCAGAGACAAAAAGAATACCTTTTGATCTTCCAGAAGGTGAATCAGAGATTATCGGATATCATATAGAGTATAGCGGGATGAAGTTTGGAATGTTTATGATGACAGATTTTGTTGAGACGATAATGGCTGCAGGAGTTTTGACCACCCTTTTTTTTGGTGGATGGCAGATACCTTTTCTCTTTAAAGAAGGATTTCTGTTCCCCATGGGAATTACTGTTAAGCTACCACATTTGATTGTCATATTATTACAGTTTTTATCGTTTTTGATAAAGGTGCTGTTCTTTTGTTGGGTTTTGATGCTTATTCGATGGACATTGCCTCGATTTCGCTATGATCAAGTCATGAGACTGGGTTGGAAGTTTATGCTGCCTCTATCATTGGCAAATATATTGATTACTGGAATAATAATTATATTATTTATTTAATAAGGAAAGTGATGAAGAACGATTCTCTTAGTTTTTGGGAAAGACTTTACATAAAAGAAGTCTTAAAGGGTTTAATTTTAACATCCAAGCATTTCTTTCAAAACATGAAAGTTCATATCCTTAATCTGTTTGGTGTTAAGACAGAAAGGAAGGGTGCGGTTACGATTCAATATCCTGAGGAGAAAAAATCGCTTTCAACAAGACATAGAAACTTACATCGCTTAACCGTTAGGGAAGACGATTCACCACGTTGTGTGGCGTGTATGATGTGTGAGACGATATGTCCTGCAAAATGTATATATATTGTTGCAGGAGAACACCCAGATCCCAGTATTGAGAAATATCCTGTAAGTTTCGATATCGATCTTGGCATATGTGTCTATTGTGGATTCTGCGTAGAGGCGTGTCCTGAGGATGCCATCAGGATGGATACAAGGATGTTAGAGATTGCATCGTACAGCAGGGAAGGGATGAAATATAACAAAGAGATGTTAATGGACCACAATAAATATTGTAAAAAAGATTGAGAAAAAAAATGGGCTTTAGAAAAGAACATGACAGCCTCGGAGAGAGGGAAATCCCAGAAGATGTCTATTATGGTATTCAGACCCAAAGGGCTTTGGAGAATTTTCCTGTTAGTGGAATCAAACCTCATCCCAATTTCATAAAGGCCTCTGTTATGATAAAGATTGCATCAGCAAAGACAAATACGGAATTAGGAGTTCTTGATAAAAAAATTGCAGATGCCATTGTTAAAGCTGGATGGGAGGTTATCGATGGGCAGTTTCAAGACCAGTTTGTCGTGGATGTCTTTCAGGCTGGTGCAGGCACCTCTCACCACATGAATGTCAATGAAGTTCTGGCAAATAGGGCTATTGAGCACTTGGGAGGAAAAAAGGGAGATTACAGTGTTGTCCATCCCAATGACCATGTCAATATGGGTCAGTCAACCAATGATGTTTTTCCCACAGCCATGAGAATATCAGTATTGATTTCGATTGAAGGATTAATCCCTGTTCTCAAAAAGCTGGAGGAGAGTTTCAGACAAAAGGGGATAGAGTTTGATTCGGTTATAAAGGCCGGCCGTACACATCTTCAGGATGCAGCACCAATAAGAATGGGGCAGGAATTCAAAGCCTATTCTTCAATCATTAACAAGGCAATCTCCAATATAGAAGAGGCATTGGAATCATTAAAAGAATTGAGTATAGGAGGGTCAGCCGTAGGAACAGGACTAAATACACTTCCTGAATATCAAAAAAGGCTCATACAAAAGCTCAGAGAGATGACATCATTTGATCTTGTTGAGTCAAAGGATATGATTGAGGGAATGCAGAGCATGGCTCCATTTGTTAAGCTTTCTGGGACATTAAGACTCCTTTCTATTGAGCTCACAAAGATCGCTAATGATATAAGGCTTTTGAGTTCAGGTCCAAAAACAGGTCTTGCAGAGATAAATCTTCCACCCCTACAGCCCGGTTCTTCTATTATGCCGGCAAAGGTTAATCCCGTTATGGCAGAAGTCTTGAATATGGTCTGTTTTCAGGTTATCGGGAATGATCTTACAATATCAATGGCTTCACAGGCTGGACAGCTGGAACTCAATGTGATGATGCCTGTTATCATCTATAATATTCTTTATTCAATTGATATCTTGGAGAATGTTTTAGATGTATTTACAGATAAATGTCTTGATGGAATAACAGCTAATGTAGAGAGATGCAAGAAATACGTAGAGGAAAGCATGGGTTTGGCTACAGCTCTTAACTACCATATCGGTTATGAAAAGGCTTCTGAGATTGCAAAGGAGGCCACTGCAAAGGGGAAAACGATCAGAGAGCTTTTGATTGAAAAAAATATTTTTTCGAAAGAAGAGATAGAAAAGATACTTGATATCCGTTCCATGACAGAACCTGGTATCCCTGGAAGGGATAAAGATAAATCTAAAGATAAGGATTAAATAACAAAAGGGGGTTTTATAAAACATGAAAGATGACGAACTCAAAGGCCTGCTTTATAAGATGATTTATTTAAGGAGATTCGAGGAGAAAGCAGGAGAGATGTATACGATGGGGAAATTCAGGGGTTTTTGCCATCTCTATATCGGTGAGGAAGCAGTGGCTGTAGGAGCCTTGTCAACAATCAGAGATGATGACTATGTCCTTGCTTCATACAGGGAACATGCCCACTGTTTGATTAAAGGGAGCGATGGAGGAAGGGTTATGGCTGAGCTTTTCGGAAAAGAGACCGGTGTTTCCAAAGGAAAAGGTGGATCCATGCATCTCTTTGATATCGAAAAGAACTTTTGGGGTGGACACGCCATTGTTGCTGGTCACCTTCCTCTGGCTACAGGTATGGGATTTGCCATCAAATACGAAGGAAAAGACCAGGTAGTTTTGTGTTTCTTTGGAGAAGGTTCTGT
It encodes the following:
- a CDS encoding complex I subunit 1 family protein is translated as MFIELFLASLKIIFILFIVLSIAGLLGWVERKQSAVMQDRIGANRADIFGFRVIGLFHPLADAIKLITKEDFIPPFADKGLHTLAPFMTLFFSLVAFAVLPFGSELYIKGRGIPLQIVNLDIGILYIFAMMSLVVFGVLIAGTASKNNYAFLGGIRAASQMISYEIILGSSIMGIIMAYGSLNLMEIVEKQGDLLWGMIPKWGILLQPLGFLLFMTAVIAETKRIPFDLPEGESEIIGYHIEYSGMKFGMFMMTDFVETIMAAGVLTTLFFGGWQIPFLFKEGFLFPMGITVKLPHLIVILLQFLSFLIKVLFFCWVLMLIRWTLPRFRYDQVMRLGWKFMLPLSLANILITGIIIILFI
- a CDS encoding NADH-quinone oxidoreductase subunit I; translation: MKNDSLSFWERLYIKEVLKGLILTSKHFFQNMKVHILNLFGVKTERKGAVTIQYPEEKKSLSTRHRNLHRLTVREDDSPRCVACMMCETICPAKCIYIVAGEHPDPSIEKYPVSFDIDLGICVYCGFCVEACPEDAIRMDTRMLEIASYSREGMKYNKEMLMDHNKYCKKD
- a CDS encoding aspartate ammonia-lyase, with the translated sequence MGFRKEHDSLGEREIPEDVYYGIQTQRALENFPVSGIKPHPNFIKASVMIKIASAKTNTELGVLDKKIADAIVKAGWEVIDGQFQDQFVVDVFQAGAGTSHHMNVNEVLANRAIEHLGGKKGDYSVVHPNDHVNMGQSTNDVFPTAMRISVLISIEGLIPVLKKLEESFRQKGIEFDSVIKAGRTHLQDAAPIRMGQEFKAYSSIINKAISNIEEALESLKELSIGGSAVGTGLNTLPEYQKRLIQKLREMTSFDLVESKDMIEGMQSMAPFVKLSGTLRLLSIELTKIANDIRLLSSGPKTGLAEINLPPLQPGSSIMPAKVNPVMAEVLNMVCFQVIGNDLTISMASQAGQLELNVMMPVIIYNILYSIDILENVLDVFTDKCLDGITANVERCKKYVEESMGLATALNYHIGYEKASEIAKEATAKGKTIRELLIEKNIFSKEEIEKILDIRSMTEPGIPGRDKDKSKDKD